The Passer domesticus isolate bPasDom1 chromosome W, bPasDom1.hap1, whole genome shotgun sequence genome contains the following window.
TTGGTGACAGGCAGACCGGGTAAGTTAAATGCCCAAGCCAAAAAAGTTTCCCTTAAGAGAGGCTTGAGTGCAGTGTGCACCGATGTACAGAACTGAACACAAAACTGTGTAGAGATTGGGAGAACTGCAGGCAGCTTAATTTATCAATCTCTGTGTTACCCAGGAAAACTTCAATTGCAATTGACACAATAATCAACCAGAAACGTTTTAATGATGGGACAGATGAGAAGAAGAAGCTGTACTGTATCTATGTTGCAATTGGCCAGAAGAGATCTACTGTTGCTCAGCTGGTGAAGAGGCTCACTGATGCAGGTACAGAATTTTGAAGGTGGTTGAACCTGGTAACTAGTGACATCCTGTTCTCATTATAACGCTGAATACTGGTGTAACCTCTCCTCGCTGCAAGTATAGACagaattcctttttttattaaatgaatGAACTACTTTTGTGGACAAGAAATCTTTCTAGGTATCTGGGGGGAAAACAACCCCTTATTTTTGCTACATCGCATTAGAAGACTATTTTGAGGTCCCAAAACTGCTGAATTTCTTCTGGAAATGTcagcctattttttttttcctagcggAGTTGAGAGGTTCCTCTTGGCAGGCCTGGTGACAAGCTATGGCCTACAAGTATTTATATGGACTTGATGTGTTTCATATGCATGTAAGTGTGAATGACAGTTAAAAATTTAAGTGGAGAGACTTGACTGCCCAAACATAAGGGATTAAATGATAGCATCTTTTCAGGAACAGTTGACCAAGGCTGAATATGTAATAGGGTAACAAACATGTTAATCTAGTACAGTGGGCTTTCCTGTAACAATATAGTGATGCTGCCTGGGCTTGCTTTATCAACTTATTACTTCACATGTTTGTTGTATTTGCTGATTACAGGCATGGTGAGGTAATATACTCAGTGGTGTGTTTCTCCATTTCTTTACAGATGCCATGAAGTACACTATTGTGGTGTCTGCCACAGCATCTGATGCAGCACCCCTTCAGTATCTGGCTCCCTATTCAGGCTGCTCCATGGGTGAATACTTCAGAGACAATGGAAAACACGCATTAATCATCTATGACGACTTGTCCAAGCAGGTCAGGAAACATTGTTTATAGGCCTCATAGTCTAACATTGGTGTTTGTAGCTGTAATATCACCTCAAGTTTAGAAATCCAAAATGTTAAATGAGCTTCTGAGGTCTGAAAGGTTTCTTTATGCCATGCAGGCTGTTGCCTATCGTCAGATGTCTCTGCTGCTGCGACGTCCACCTGGCCGTGAAGCCTACCCAGGTGATGTGTTCTACCTACACTCTCGACTGCTAGAAAGAGCAGCCAAAATGAATGACTCCTTTGGAGGTGGCTCTCTGACCGCCTTGCCTGTCATTGAAACTCAGGCTGGTGATGTGTCTGCTTACATTCCAACCAATGTCATCTCCATCACTGATGGACAGGTAGGACTTCTTCACATCCCAGTGCACATCTTTGTTATTTACTGTCAGGTCTCTGAGGATGCTTCCAAGCTTCTGACCAAGATAATAAAACAATTCTCTCTCTTACAGATTTTCTTGGAAACTGAGTTGTTCTACAAAGGTATCCGTCCAGCCATCAATGTTGGTCTGTCTGTGTCCCGTGtaggctctgctgctcagaccagGGCTATGAAGCAGGTAAGCATGAAACTACTGCTTCTCTTGCTAGAGATGAGTAGTGTGTAGGCCTTCCAACCTATTTCACTCTAAAGAGCTGTGACTAGAGAGGGAATAAAGCTTTGGATTCCTTTGTGTTATGAAACTATAAAAGAACAAACTTTGGGCATCTCTTTGATATTTCCATTACTTGTTGAGTGAGGTGGGGGAGAAAGGAAAATAGTATCTGTATAAAGATATATGCTCCAAATGCTGAGCTGGGTACTGATCTAACTAGAAATAGAGAATGCTCTCTTAACCCTGTGCTTTTAGTCCATATATGGAATTAGAGGTTTAATATCAATGGTTACTGTTTTAGGGAGGCATGCTTATATTAAAAAGTGGGATATTTAGAAATGTAAATAATCATCTGTCAGAATCTTGGGATTCACTTTTCTGGTATAGAAAGTAAAGTTGACTTGTGACAACTGTCATCTGAAGATATCCTGCAAACTCCTAGATACCTTTAAAAGGTAATCAAACTTGGTCTCATCTGTATCTTGTGTTGTAGGTGGCAGGTACCATGAAGCTGGAATTGGCTCAGTATCGTGAAGTAGCTGCCTTTGCCCAGTTTGGCTCTGATCTGGATGCTGCTACACAACAGCTGCTGAACCGTGGCGTACGTCTGACAGAGCTTCTCAAACAAGGACAGTATGGTGAGTGTCTTGAACTTAAAAAGTCTGCATTTCACATTAGTGTCTTGTGCTAACAAGATTGGTCTTTGTGGCAGTATTTACCATGTCCATTCTGTGCACATGGTAAATGCAGACTTGCTTGAACCATGTTGTATATATGCAGTTGATCTTCGAAGGAAGGACTGCATAGTACTGGTGTGTCCTGATGTGAGAGTTACTGGTGGCATGAGTGCTCTCTTTTCTGCAGTTCCCATGGCTATCGAGGAACAGGTTGCAGTCATCTATGCTGGTGTAAGAGGTCACTTGGACAAGCTGGAGCCCAGCAAAATTACTAAATTTGAGAGTGCTTTCCTAGCTCATGTACTGA
Protein-coding sequences here:
- the LOC135289170 gene encoding ATP synthase subunit alpha, mitochondrial isoform X3; the encoded protein is MFSTRMAASFARSLPRQAGLISRNTLGAAFVATRNLHASKTCFQKTGTAEVSSILEERILGADTSAELEETGRVLSIGDGIARVYGLRNVQAEEMVEFSSGLKGMSLNLEPDNVGVVVFGNDRLIKEGDVVKRTGAIVDVPVGEELLGRVVDALGNPIDGKGSIASKTRRRVGLKAPGIIPRISVREPMQTGIKAVDSLVPIGRGQRELIIGDRQTGKTSIAIDTIINQKRFNDGTDEKKKLYCIYVAIGQKRSTVAQLVKRLTDADAMKYTIVVSATASDAAPLQYLAPYSGCSMGEYFRDNGKHALIIYDDLSKQAVAYRQMSLLLRRPPGREAYPGDVFYLHSRLLERAAKMNDSFGGGSLTALPVIETQAGDVSAYIPTNVISITDGQIFLETELFYKGIRPAINVGLSVSRVGSAAQTRAMKQVAGTMKLELAQYREVAAFAQFGSDLDAATQQLLNRGVRLTELLKQGQYVPMAIEEQVAVIYAGVRGHLDKLEPSKITKFESAFLAHVLSQHQALLSTIRD
- the LOC135289170 gene encoding ATP synthase subunit alpha, mitochondrial isoform X1, which gives rise to MFSTRMAASFARSLPRQAGLISRNTLGAAFVATRNLHASKTCFQKTGTAEVSSILEERILGADTSAELEETGRVLSIGDGIARVYGLRNVQAEEMVEFSSGLKGMSLNLEPDNVGVVVFGNDRLIKEGDVVKRTGAIVDVPVGEELLGRVVDALGNPIDGKGSIASKTRRRVGLKAPGIIPRISVREPMQTGIKAVDSLVPIGRGQRELIIGDRQTGKTSIAIDTIINQKRFNDGTDEKKKLYCIYVAIGQKRSTVAQLVKRLTDADAMKYTIVVSATASDAAPLQYLAPYSGCSMGEYFRDNGKHALIIYDDLSKQAVAYRQMSLLLRRPPGREAYPGDVFYLHSRLLERAAKMNDSFGGGSLTALPVIETQAGDVSAYIPTNVISITDGQIFLETELFYKGIRPAINVGLSVSRVGSAAQTRAMKQVAGTMKLELAQYREVAAFAQFGSDLDAATQQLLNRGVRLTELLKQGQYVPMAIEEQVAVIYAGVRGHLDKLEPSKITKFESAFLAHVLSQHQALLSTIRTEGKISDQTEAKLKEIVTSFLATFEA
- the LOC135289170 gene encoding ATP synthase subunit alpha, mitochondrial isoform X2, with amino-acid sequence MLLGFRLMSESCPIPIKISRNTLGAAFVATRNLHASKTCFQKTGTAEVSSILEERILGADTSAELEETGRVLSIGDGIARVYGLRNVQAEEMVEFSSGLKGMSLNLEPDNVGVVVFGNDRLIKEGDVVKRTGAIVDVPVGEELLGRVVDALGNPIDGKGSIASKTRRRVGLKAPGIIPRISVREPMQTGIKAVDSLVPIGRGQRELIIGDRQTGKTSIAIDTIINQKRFNDGTDEKKKLYCIYVAIGQKRSTVAQLVKRLTDADAMKYTIVVSATASDAAPLQYLAPYSGCSMGEYFRDNGKHALIIYDDLSKQAVAYRQMSLLLRRPPGREAYPGDVFYLHSRLLERAAKMNDSFGGGSLTALPVIETQAGDVSAYIPTNVISITDGQIFLETELFYKGIRPAINVGLSVSRVGSAAQTRAMKQVAGTMKLELAQYREVAAFAQFGSDLDAATQQLLNRGVRLTELLKQGQYVPMAIEEQVAVIYAGVRGHLDKLEPSKITKFESAFLAHVLSQHQALLSTIRTEGKISDQTEAKLKEIVTSFLATFEA